TACGCGTTGCGGCGCAACCCTAACCTTAAAATCTTTCCTCTTTCCGCCAAGACCGGCGAAGGGATGGAAGCTTGGCTTGCTTGGCTCCAGCAGCAGGTGGAAGAGTGGATTGCGACTACTTGAGGCAGGGGGGAACCATGGCCGGAGCGATACTCAGCGCTGGCGGGACGGCACCCGTTTCCGTGGGATTTAAACCAGCCGAAGATAGCTGGAATCAAAGGGTCATTTCTTTTTTTGACCGCATGGCACCGGAATGGGACGCCCGGATGATTATTGATGAGGCGAAACTCAGCTTCATTCTCGATGCGGCCGGGGTGAGGAAGGGTGCGGTTGTGTTGGATGTAGCCTGCGGTACGGGAGTGTTGTTCCCTTATTATCTCCGCCGTAATGTGGCCCGTGTGATCGGGGTGGATATTTCGGCGGAAATGGTGCGGATTGCCGCCCAAAAGGTGGCTGATCCCCGCTTTGAGGTGATCTGCGGGGATATCCAGAGAATACCTGTGCGTAGTGATTGTGATTGCTGTGTGATCTATAACGCCTTTCCCCACTTCGAAGACCCCCGGCGGCTTGTGGCCAGTCTAGCCCGCTGGCTTAAACCGGGTGGGCGGTTGACCGTCGCTCATAGTATGGGCTTGGAAGCGTTGCGGCGACACCATGCCGGAAGCGCCGCCCATGTTTCCCGGGAGATGCTTTCGGCGGAGGAATTGGCAGCCGTACTGGCCCCTTGGTTTGCGGTGGATACGATGATTGCAGACCGGGAGAAGTATATTGTGTCCGGGAAACGGAAAGAGATTGGTCTTGCGGATTTTTGATCCGGAGTGAAGTTGTCTTCAGTGTTAACGCCCGTCGAAACCGGGCGTTTTTTCGTAATACTAAGAAAGACTGGTTCAATAATGTTAAAGAATGAAGAAAGGGGTGCAAATTTGATCAAGGTCAAATTCAAGGCCGGGGCCCTTTGCTATAATGAAGCCGACAATAAAATTTAGAAAGGAAGAGAAATTATGGACTTTGAGCGCGTAAAGGCTAAACATTTAAAAACATTGGAACAATATGTGCCGATTGTCGCCCGTGTGCACGGGGAAAGTCACCCGGAATTTCATGAAGTCCGCCAAATATTTGACGCGATCAACAAAAAGCTGAAAGGGGCCGGCGCTGCGAAACCGGACTTGGTCAGTGAATTCCGAAAGCTGCGGGAAATTACGGACAATTACACCGTGCCCGATGATGTCTGTGAAAGCTATGCCGCGGTCTACAAAATGCTGGCCGAATTGGATGAGGCTTTTTAAAATTTGGAAGAGTTACCCGCCGGAAAGGCCGGACATGGAAGAAAGGTGGTGACGGTATGCAGCGCTATATTTTAAGGAACAAAAACAAGATTCTCCTGATGAGTGGAGTTTTGATTGGTTTTGGTTTTCTTAGCAAGGGAGCCATGGACAATCCGGTGCTTTTTCAATTGGCCTTGCTTGTTGCGGCGCTCTTCGGAGTCGCGCCCATTGCGATCCAAGCATACCAAGCCCTCAGAGTAAAAGTGGTCAGCATCGATCTGTTAGTGACCATCGCCGTGGCGGGGGCGTTTTTGATTGGCAATTTCGAGGAAGCGGCTATTGTCACCTTTCTTTTCCTCTTTGGGGCCTTTTTGGAGCAACGGACCTTAAATAAAACCCGTTCCGCCATTAAAGCGCTGACCGAGATGGCCCCCGAAACCGCGCTTAAACGAAGGGAAGACGGCGAGTTTGAAGAGGTGGCGGTGGATGAGGTTGCGGTCGGTGATGTATTACTGGTAAAAACAGGGGCCAAGGTTCCGGTGGACGGACATGTGATCGCGGGGAGAGGCAGTGTGAACGAAGCAAGCATTACCGGCGAATCCATCCCCGTGGCGAAAGAAGAGGGGTCAAAGGTTTATGCCGGGACTATTCTCGATAACGGGACCATCCAGATGGTGGCGGACCGGGTCGGGGAAGATACAACCTTCAGTAAGATCATTGCCCTGGTGGAGGAAGCCCAGGACTCTAAATCGAAGGCGGAACGTTTTATTGACCGCTTTGCGAAATACTACACCCCGGCCGTGCTTGCCCTCTCCGTCATCGTTTGGTTATTCGCGCGCCGGCTCGAATTGGCCATTACCATTCTTGTACTTGGTTGTCCGGGGGCTCTGGTCATTGGCGTTCCGGTTTCGAATGTCGCCGGGATCGGCAACGGGGCCAGGCACGGTGTTCTCCTGAAGGGGAGCGAAGTGGTTAGTGCGTTTAGCCGGGTACAGACCATGGTCTTTGATAAAACCGGAACCCTGACGGTCGGGG
Above is a window of Capillibacterium thermochitinicola DNA encoding:
- a CDS encoding class I SAM-dependent methyltransferase, producing MAGAILSAGGTAPVSVGFKPAEDSWNQRVISFFDRMAPEWDARMIIDEAKLSFILDAAGVRKGAVVLDVACGTGVLFPYYLRRNVARVIGVDISAEMVRIAAQKVADPRFEVICGDIQRIPVRSDCDCCVIYNAFPHFEDPRRLVASLARWLKPGGRLTVAHSMGLEALRRHHAGSAAHVSREMLSAEELAAVLAPWFAVDTMIADREKYIVSGKRKEIGLADF
- a CDS encoding iron-sulfur cluster repair di-iron protein, ric, with product MDFERVKAKHLKTLEQYVPIVARVHGESHPEFHEVRQIFDAINKKLKGAGAAKPDLVSEFRKLREITDNYTVPDDVCESYAAVYKMLAELDEAF
- a CDS encoding heavy metal translocating P-type ATPase, which produces MQRYILRNKNKILLMSGVLIGFGFLSKGAMDNPVLFQLALLVAALFGVAPIAIQAYQALRVKVVSIDLLVTIAVAGAFLIGNFEEAAIVTFLFLFGAFLEQRTLNKTRSAIKALTEMAPETALKRREDGEFEEVAVDEVAVGDVLLVKTGAKVPVDGHVIAGRGSVNEASITGESIPVAKEEGSKVYAGTILDNGTIQMVADRVGEDTTFSKIIALVEEAQDSKSKAERFIDRFAKYYTPAVLALSVIVWLFARRLELAITILVLGCPGALVIGVPVSNVAGIGNGARHGVLLKGSEVVSAFSRVQTMVFDKTGTLTVGGPAVAETEYYGDHIEEALGYLASVERESDHPLAKAVLAAIGETEYSTVEATEVVKGSGIIAQVNGHRVAVGNVALMEREKVELNAKARADIARFQKNGDSLVLTAVDGELKVLMGVRDQIRPGVKGDLRKLKKLGVKNLVMLSGDNQGTVDAVSRELGLTEAHGNMLPEEKAAYIRRLIEEEGQIVAFVGDGVNDSPSLALASIGIAMGGGTDVAIETSDVVLMNSDFSRLPHALGLAKAITRNMKQNILIAVAVVLVLLASLLFSDWMNMSIGMLVHEGSILAVILNGMRLLRYRLR